The Thiomonas sp. FB-Cd genome includes a window with the following:
- a CDS encoding DsrE family protein: protein MTPHPWMRAARGTLFALTLACGAMSLAQAANPSMLQDFNFDKPAFIHNVPFAQQKLVLQITSDEPARWHFVLSVAQNVLTHFGQDKVQVVIVAYGPGLKMLLKNSPVAKLIEAQDTQGVEFDACHNTMEALAKKLGHMPELVPQAVIVPAGVVRIMQLEKAGFAYIKP from the coding sequence ATGACCCCCCACCCCTGGATGCGTGCCGCGCGCGGCACCCTTTTCGCCCTGACCCTGGCCTGCGGCGCGATGTCCCTCGCACAGGCGGCGAACCCGTCGATGCTGCAGGATTTCAACTTCGACAAGCCAGCCTTCATTCACAATGTGCCGTTTGCGCAGCAAAAGCTGGTGCTGCAAATCACCTCGGATGAGCCTGCACGGTGGCACTTCGTGCTCAGTGTCGCGCAAAACGTCCTCACGCATTTTGGCCAGGACAAGGTGCAGGTCGTGATCGTGGCGTACGGGCCAGGCCTGAAGATGTTGCTCAAGAACAGCCCCGTGGCCAAGCTGATCGAGGCGCAGGACACCCAGGGTGTTGAGTTCGATGCGTGCCACAACACCATGGAGGCCTTGGCGAAGAAGCTCGGCCACATGCCCGAGCTGGTGCCACAGGCCGTGATCGTGCCCGCAGGCGTCGTGCGCATCATGCAGCTTGAAAAAGCAGGCTTCGCCTACATCAAGCCCTAG
- the rodA gene encoding rod shape-determining protein RodA, translated as MNAVINRPPLWRRLRPYVSGFDGPLLTGLLTLVAIGCLVLFSALQGQNISFGDQLRNLGVAFVVLFVVAQIPPQRLMQIAVPLYTFGVALLLATAMFGLVRKGARRWLNLGVVIQPSEIMKIAMPLMLAWYFQKREGFIRLRDYAVAGLLLAVPVGLIMKQPDLGTAMLVLSTGFFVIFFAGLSWRVLALLTLGAASAAPVLWHFMHDYQRQRVLMLLDPQTDPLGTGFNIIQSMIAIGSGGVWGQGYLHGTQAHLNFVPESHTDFVFAVLAEEWGLAGNVVLVLAYLFFIGRGMMIAAGAPTLFSRLLAGSISMIFFTYAFVNMGMVSGILPVVGVPLPFISYGGTALVTLMLGTGILLSIAKAKRLVQS; from the coding sequence ATGAATGCTGTGATCAACCGTCCGCCCCTTTGGCGCCGGCTGCGCCCCTACGTCAGCGGGTTCGACGGCCCCCTGCTCACGGGCCTGCTGACTCTGGTGGCCATCGGATGCCTGGTGCTGTTTTCCGCTTTGCAGGGGCAGAACATCAGCTTTGGCGATCAGTTGCGCAACCTGGGCGTGGCCTTCGTCGTGTTGTTCGTGGTGGCGCAGATCCCACCGCAGCGGCTGATGCAAATTGCCGTTCCGCTGTACACCTTTGGCGTGGCGCTGCTCCTGGCCACCGCCATGTTCGGCCTGGTGCGCAAGGGCGCGAGGCGCTGGCTCAACTTGGGCGTGGTGATTCAGCCCTCGGAGATCATGAAAATCGCCATGCCCTTGATGCTCGCCTGGTATTTCCAAAAGCGCGAGGGCTTCATCCGGCTGCGTGATTACGCTGTCGCCGGACTTTTGCTGGCGGTGCCGGTGGGCCTGATCATGAAACAGCCCGACCTGGGTACGGCCATGCTGGTGCTGTCCACGGGGTTTTTCGTGATCTTCTTCGCCGGGCTGTCGTGGCGCGTGCTGGCGCTTTTGACGTTGGGCGCGGCCAGTGCTGCACCCGTGCTGTGGCACTTCATGCACGACTACCAGCGCCAGCGTGTGCTGATGCTTCTGGATCCGCAGACGGACCCGCTGGGCACAGGCTTCAACATCATTCAATCCATGATCGCCATCGGCTCCGGTGGCGTGTGGGGCCAGGGCTACCTGCACGGCACGCAGGCGCACCTGAATTTTGTGCCCGAGTCGCACACCGATTTCGTGTTCGCTGTCCTGGCTGAAGAATGGGGCCTGGCGGGCAACGTCGTGCTGGTGCTTGCCTATCTGTTCTTCATTGGGCGCGGCATGATGATTGCTGCTGGGGCGCCCACGCTGTTTTCGCGCCTGCTGGCGGGCTCCATCAGCATGATTTTCTTCACCTACGCGTTCGTCAATATGGGCATGGTGTCGGGGATCCTTCCCGTGGTGGGCGTGCCGCTGCCGTTCATCAGCTATGGAGGCACGGCGCTGGTCACGCTGATGCTGGGTACCGGCATCCTGCTGTCCATCGCCAAGGCCAAGCGTTTGGTGCAAAGCTGA
- the mreC gene encoding rod shape-determining protein MreC, with amino-acid sequence MAFDTLDRSPPPFFRQGPSAFTRLVFYGALSLLLMAMDARWHMVTPLRTIIATVIEPVVQVARAPIAALAVVAEHFESLHTAQQDASALRQANVQLALKVQMANQLHAENASLRALLQLKRRVPIQSIAAQIVAQASDPFARKLLLDKGTLAGIALGSPVMDETGLLGQVTQVDPLGAQVTLVTDRDSAVPVEVARNGERGVLAGDADATAGGLELRWQAADTDLRVGDVLVTSGLDGIYPVGLAVARVTAVERRPDAAFARVLCAPLAHVNGGGRYVLVLRPLAPLAVAPTVPGGAAAVRRKQGAAARP; translated from the coding sequence ATGGCCTTTGACACCCTCGATCGCAGCCCGCCACCGTTTTTCCGGCAAGGGCCATCGGCCTTTACACGCCTGGTGTTTTACGGCGCGTTGTCGCTTCTGCTCATGGCCATGGATGCTCGCTGGCACATGGTGACGCCGCTGCGCACGATCATTGCCACCGTCATTGAGCCGGTGGTGCAAGTGGCGCGCGCACCGATTGCAGCCCTGGCAGTCGTGGCGGAACATTTCGAGTCGCTTCATACCGCCCAGCAGGATGCCAGCGCCCTGCGCCAGGCCAATGTGCAGCTTGCGCTGAAGGTCCAAATGGCCAATCAGCTGCATGCGGAGAATGCCAGCCTGCGCGCGCTGCTGCAGCTCAAGCGCCGCGTGCCCATCCAGTCCATCGCGGCCCAGATCGTGGCGCAGGCCAGCGATCCGTTTGCGCGCAAGTTGCTGCTCGACAAGGGGACGCTTGCAGGCATCGCGCTGGGCTCACCGGTGATGGACGAGACCGGGCTGCTGGGCCAGGTGACCCAGGTCGATCCCCTTGGTGCGCAGGTCACGCTCGTGACCGACCGCGACTCTGCGGTGCCTGTGGAGGTGGCCCGCAACGGCGAACGCGGCGTGCTTGCGGGCGATGCCGATGCGACCGCAGGCGGGCTGGAGTTGCGCTGGCAGGCGGCGGATACCGACCTGCGCGTGGGAGACGTCCTGGTCACGAGCGGTCTGGACGGGATCTATCCGGTGGGACTTGCCGTGGCGCGTGTGACGGCCGTTGAGCGCCGGCCCGACGCCGCGTTCGCGCGCGTTTTGTGCGCGCCACTGGCGCACGTCAACGGCGGAGGGCGCTATGTGTTGGTGCTCAGGCCCCTGGCGCCGCTGGCCGTGGCGCCCACCGTGCCGGGGGGTGCAGCGGCCGTGCGCCGGAAGCAGGGCGCTGCGGCGCGCCCCTGA
- the mrdA gene encoding penicillin-binding protein 2 — MAELKNVERELLRFRRRLVVAALVVVLSFALLVGRWLWLQVIRHRRYSLQAQDNRIAIVPVPPSRGLILDRNGILLANNYAAYTLEITPSKTRGLDATIAALRTILPISAFDERRFRNLLAQSRSFESTPIRNKLTDAEVARFIAQRFRFPGVAVQARLFRNYPLGALGCHAIGYIGRIGPAEQAQIAGGDQASNYQGTDHIGKTGVELAYEDRLHGVTGFDEVEVNAVGKPVRKLRNFPAVPGSTLVLSLDARLQKLGEDLYGGRTGACVVMDPRNGEVLAFVSMPTYDPNLFVEGIDSENWNALNTDPRKPLLNRVLRGTFPPGSTYKPYLALGALTLGLRTPSYTLNDPGYFMLGKHKFRDDVPGGHGRVDMHKAIAVSCDTYFYMVANDWGVDGMHDYASKFGFGQPTGIDLPDEAKGLLPSKAWKRKAYKLPAQQRWFPGETISLGIGQGYNSFTPIQMVNALATMANHGTRLKPRVVKLVENMQSRRFEHTPVEVAERVAPPDAMWQVVHDGMIGVNTEPDGTAYAVFKDAPYTSAGKTGTAQVFTVAQNQKYNAGDLARHLLDHALYVVYAPAENPTVCVALIVEHAGWGAEAAAPIARKLLDYHLLGVYPSDAEIQKISGVKPQAVQFQYAGGKNGVPAVPGAKPPAATAGAVSGPSAAGLKTNAATQPPPAAGRDGTAPAGAGRAPTPGPAVEPWPAPAPSTPRSATASAAHAERLALDGRYAPARCQPGPLFTRFGARPDNTDPDEGVRL, encoded by the coding sequence ATGGCTGAGCTGAAGAACGTCGAGCGCGAGCTTCTGCGCTTTCGGCGTCGCCTGGTGGTGGCCGCGCTGGTGGTGGTGCTGAGCTTTGCGCTGCTCGTCGGTCGCTGGTTATGGCTTCAGGTGATCCGCCACCGGCGCTATTCGCTGCAGGCGCAGGACAACCGCATCGCCATTGTGCCGGTGCCACCCTCGCGGGGGTTGATCCTTGACCGCAACGGGATTCTTCTTGCCAACAACTACGCCGCATACACGCTGGAGATTACGCCGAGCAAAACGCGTGGGCTGGATGCGACGATCGCCGCGCTGCGCACCATCCTGCCGATCTCCGCGTTCGACGAGAGGCGTTTTCGAAACCTGTTGGCGCAAAGCCGCAGCTTTGAGTCCACGCCCATCCGCAACAAGCTGACGGACGCGGAGGTGGCCCGTTTCATCGCACAGCGCTTCCGCTTTCCGGGGGTTGCCGTGCAGGCGCGCCTGTTTCGCAACTATCCGCTCGGTGCCCTGGGTTGTCATGCCATCGGCTACATCGGGCGCATCGGTCCTGCCGAGCAAGCCCAGATTGCCGGCGGAGATCAGGCGTCCAACTACCAGGGCACGGACCACATCGGCAAGACTGGTGTGGAGCTGGCCTACGAAGACCGCTTGCATGGTGTGACGGGTTTCGACGAGGTGGAAGTCAACGCGGTGGGCAAGCCCGTGCGCAAGCTGCGCAATTTCCCGGCCGTGCCCGGCAGCACCCTGGTGCTGTCGCTCGACGCGCGCCTCCAGAAGCTTGGCGAGGACCTGTATGGCGGCCGCACCGGCGCCTGCGTTGTCATGGATCCCCGCAACGGCGAGGTCTTGGCATTTGTCTCCATGCCCACCTACGACCCCAACCTGTTCGTGGAGGGTATTGACTCGGAGAACTGGAACGCCCTCAACACGGACCCGCGCAAGCCGCTGCTGAACCGCGTGCTGCGGGGGACATTCCCGCCCGGCTCCACCTACAAGCCGTACCTGGCGCTGGGCGCGCTGACGCTGGGGCTGCGTACGCCCAGCTATACGCTCAACGATCCCGGCTATTTCATGCTGGGCAAGCACAAGTTCCGCGATGATGTGCCCGGAGGCCATGGTCGCGTGGACATGCACAAGGCCATCGCCGTGTCATGCGACACCTACTTTTACATGGTGGCCAACGACTGGGGCGTGGACGGCATGCACGACTACGCCAGCAAATTCGGGTTCGGCCAGCCCACGGGGATTGATCTGCCGGACGAGGCCAAGGGTCTCCTGCCGTCGAAGGCCTGGAAGAGAAAGGCCTACAAGCTGCCTGCGCAGCAGCGCTGGTTTCCGGGCGAAACCATCAGCCTCGGCATCGGTCAGGGCTACAACAGCTTTACGCCCATTCAAATGGTCAATGCGTTGGCCACGATGGCCAACCACGGCACCCGTCTCAAGCCGCGCGTGGTCAAGCTCGTCGAAAATATGCAGAGCCGCCGCTTCGAGCACACGCCAGTCGAGGTGGCCGAGCGCGTCGCACCGCCAGACGCCATGTGGCAGGTGGTGCACGACGGCATGATTGGCGTCAACACCGAGCCCGATGGCACGGCCTACGCGGTGTTCAAGGACGCACCCTATACGAGCGCGGGCAAGACGGGCACGGCACAGGTGTTTACGGTTGCGCAAAACCAGAAATACAACGCGGGCGACCTGGCGCGGCATCTTCTCGATCATGCCCTGTATGTTGTCTACGCCCCCGCGGAGAACCCGACCGTATGCGTGGCGCTCATTGTCGAGCACGCTGGCTGGGGGGCTGAGGCAGCCGCGCCCATCGCGCGCAAGCTGCTGGACTATCACCTGCTGGGCGTGTATCCGAGCGACGCCGAAATTCAGAAGATCTCGGGGGTGAAACCGCAGGCTGTGCAGTTTCAATATGCAGGGGGCAAGAATGGCGTGCCCGCTGTGCCTGGAGCCAAGCCGCCAGCTGCGACTGCGGGCGCCGTGTCCGGGCCTTCGGCAGCTGGATTGAAGACAAACGCCGCGACCCAGCCGCCGCCCGCCGCGGGTCGCGACGGCACCGCGCCAGCGGGCGCTGGTCGCGCGCCGACACCGGGCCCGGCCGTCGAGCCCTGGCCCGCGCCAGCCCCGTCAACCCCGCGAAGCGCAACAGCGTCCGCCGCCCATGCCGAACGTCTGGCGCTGGACGGCCGCTACGCTCCCGCGCGCTGCCAGCCGGGGCCGCTTTTCACGCGATTCGGCGCGCGGCCCGACAATACCGATCCGGACGAGGGAGTCCGCCTGTGA
- the mreD gene encoding rod shape-determining protein MreD yields MRIDPPFRRRPGSLAVERAGRGEVLLLAARPWFIWTTLLVALLLDFLPLGWLPWLPDVLAVALVFWAVHQPRRVGIGVGFMLGLVIDVQRTGLLGAHALAYTLLAFFAVALHRRLLWFSLPMQALQVLPLFFAAQFLEFFVRMVAGASFPGWSFFLAPILQALLWPAVSWLLLAPQRRAPDADENRPL; encoded by the coding sequence ATGCGCATTGACCCGCCATTTCGACGTCGGCCCGGTTCGCTGGCCGTGGAGCGCGCCGGGCGCGGCGAGGTGTTGCTGCTGGCTGCGCGCCCTTGGTTTATTTGGACCACGCTGCTGGTGGCGCTGCTGCTTGACTTCCTTCCATTGGGCTGGCTGCCATGGTTACCCGATGTGCTCGCCGTTGCGCTGGTGTTCTGGGCCGTGCACCAACCCCGCCGCGTGGGCATCGGGGTGGGGTTCATGCTGGGGCTTGTGATCGACGTGCAGCGCACAGGACTGCTGGGCGCGCATGCCTTGGCTTACACCCTGTTGGCGTTTTTCGCCGTGGCGCTGCACCGGCGCCTGCTGTGGTTTTCCCTGCCCATGCAGGCGCTGCAGGTGCTGCCGCTGTTTTTTGCGGCGCAATTCCTGGAATTTTTCGTGCGCATGGTGGCCGGCGCAAGCTTTCCAGGGTGGAGCTTTTTCCTTGCCCCCATCCTGCAGGCATTGCTGTGGCCAGCCGTGAGCTGGCTGCTGTTGGCGCCTCAGCGGCGCGCGCCCGATGCGGACGAGAACAGGCCGCTGTAG
- a CDS encoding rod shape-determining protein, which yields MFGLFRRYFSTDLAIDLGTANTLIYVRGKGIVLDEPSVVAIRHEGGPNGKKTIQAVGREAKAMLGRVPGNIEAIRPMKDGVIADFTVTEQMLKQFIKMVHETTLFKPSPRIIICVPCGSTQVERRAIRESALGAGASEVYLIEEPMAAAIGAGLPVSEASGSMVVDVGGGTTEVGVISLGGMVYKGSVRVGGDKFDEAILNYIRRNYGMLIGEPTAEAIKKEIGSAFPGSEVKEMEVKGRNLSEGVPRSFTISSNEILEALTDPINQIVSSVKNALEQTPPELGADIAERGMMLTGGGALLRDLDRLLAEETGLPVLVAEDPLTCVARGCGMALERMDRLGTIFTSE from the coding sequence ATGTTCGGACTTTTTCGACGGTATTTTTCCACCGACCTGGCCATCGATCTCGGTACGGCCAATACTCTCATCTATGTGCGCGGCAAGGGCATCGTGCTCGACGAGCCATCGGTGGTGGCCATCCGTCACGAAGGTGGCCCCAACGGCAAGAAGACCATTCAGGCTGTCGGTCGCGAGGCCAAGGCCATGCTGGGTCGCGTGCCCGGCAACATCGAGGCCATCCGCCCCATGAAGGACGGTGTGATCGCCGACTTCACGGTGACCGAGCAGATGCTCAAGCAGTTCATCAAAATGGTGCACGAGACAACGCTCTTCAAGCCGTCTCCGCGCATCATCATCTGCGTGCCGTGCGGCTCCACCCAGGTCGAGCGCCGTGCCATTCGCGAATCGGCGCTTGGTGCCGGCGCCAGCGAGGTATACCTGATCGAGGAACCGATGGCCGCAGCGATCGGCGCGGGCCTGCCGGTCAGCGAGGCGAGCGGCTCGATGGTGGTCGACGTCGGCGGAGGCACCACCGAGGTGGGCGTGATTTCGCTCGGAGGGATGGTCTACAAGGGCAGTGTGCGCGTGGGTGGCGACAAGTTCGACGAGGCGATCCTCAACTACATCCGTCGCAACTATGGCATGCTCATCGGCGAGCCCACGGCCGAGGCCATCAAGAAGGAAATCGGCTCCGCGTTTCCCGGCTCTGAAGTCAAGGAAATGGAGGTCAAGGGCCGCAATCTGTCCGAAGGCGTGCCGCGCAGCTTCACGATTTCCAGCAATGAGATCCTGGAGGCGCTCACCGATCCGATCAACCAAATCGTCTCCTCGGTGAAGAACGCGCTGGAGCAGACCCCGCCCGAACTCGGCGCGGACATTGCCGAGCGGGGCATGATGCTCACGGGCGGGGGTGCGCTGTTGCGCGACCTCGACCGCTTGCTGGCCGAGGAGACCGGGCTGCCGGTGCTCGTGGCGGAAGACCCGCTGACGTGCGTGGCGCGGGGCTGCGGCATGGCGCTGGAGCGGATGGACCGTCTCGGAACCATTTTCACTTCGGAGTAA
- a CDS encoding oxygenase MpaB family protein → MRKERPLRLLDALALPLRQALAGQVRSLAGDSRAALDFTQPPGDPGWFGPQSVSWSVHADIVAMMTGGVAALLLQALHPLALAAVWDWSDFRADLRGRLHRTALFIATTTYGPAEAAQRAVDRVRAIHAHVHGIAPDGRPYAANDPHLLTFVHTAEIYCFAAAFDWLVRPLAAAERDAYVAEMARVPLALGAVDVPRDWAGLIATLAAYEPELQGGERAQTILRLLRSMASHGQRTPSGRLHELPAALMVQAACSLIPERARRLYALPAPNRLELGSVRAVLRAAVPVMRWALQDGVAAQARRRVGAEGPHG, encoded by the coding sequence ATGCGCAAGGAGCGACCACTGCGACTCCTCGATGCCCTTGCTTTGCCTTTGCGCCAAGCCCTGGCAGGCCAGGTGCGCAGCCTGGCCGGAGACAGTCGCGCCGCGCTTGACTTCACCCAACCGCCGGGTGATCCCGGCTGGTTCGGCCCGCAATCGGTGAGCTGGAGCGTGCACGCTGACATCGTCGCGATGATGACGGGCGGCGTGGCGGCGCTGCTGCTGCAGGCGCTTCACCCGCTGGCGTTGGCGGCGGTGTGGGACTGGTCGGATTTCCGTGCTGACCTGCGTGGTCGCCTGCATCGCACAGCGTTGTTCATTGCCACCACGACCTATGGCCCTGCCGAGGCCGCTCAGCGGGCCGTGGACCGGGTGCGCGCCATTCACGCCCACGTGCATGGCATTGCCCCCGACGGACGCCCTTACGCGGCCAACGATCCGCATCTGCTTACCTTCGTCCATACCGCCGAAATCTATTGCTTTGCCGCAGCCTTCGACTGGCTGGTGCGGCCGCTGGCCGCTGCCGAGCGCGATGCCTATGTCGCCGAGATGGCTCGCGTGCCGCTTGCGCTTGGGGCCGTGGACGTCCCCCGCGATTGGGCCGGGCTGATTGCGACGCTTGCCGCTTACGAGCCCGAACTGCAGGGTGGCGAGCGCGCGCAGACCATCCTGCGGCTGCTGCGCAGCATGGCCTCGCACGGGCAACGTACGCCCAGCGGGCGCCTGCACGAGCTGCCCGCGGCCCTGATGGTGCAGGCGGCGTGTTCGCTGATCCCCGAGCGCGCGCGCCGCCTTTACGCCTTGCCAGCGCCAAACCGGCTTGAGCTGGGCAGCGTGCGTGCGGTGCTGCGTGCTGCCGTCCCGGTGATGCGCTGGGCCCTGCAAGATGGGGTGGCCGCGCAAGCGCGCCGACGTGTCGGGGCCGAAGGTCCGCACGGGTGA
- a CDS encoding aspartate aminotransferase family protein, translated as MPFATDFSPERIARFLAAETQRFRQAHPKSAALYAQAQRHLLFGVPMHWMADVPAPVPLFVDRAQGAQLWDVDGHALVDFCLGDTGAMFGHSPEAVTRALAEFAGQGATTMLPSTVALEVGALLEQRFGLPMWQFTATASDANRFVLRWARAITGRPKVVAFNGSYHGTVDDVFVDLAPDGSAITRPSLLGQVHDLAAFTRVVEFNDLPALEAALAPGDVACVITEPVLTNIGMVLPDPGFLQSLRAMTRKHGTLLVIDETHTISCGPGGYTRAFGLDPDILVLGKPIAGGTPGAVYGFTTEVGTRMQKAKQAAAPGHSGIGTTLSAGLLTLRLMRAMLSEVMTDAAYTRMFAISRRVADGLQAAITSRGLAWTVTRIGARCEYQFAPERPRNGSQARAAMHDDLEAALQLALLNRGVLLTPFHNMVLASPAHTEADAQALLGAFADALDALSAA; from the coding sequence ATGCCCTTCGCCACTGACTTCTCCCCCGAGCGCATCGCCCGCTTCCTGGCCGCAGAAACGCAGCGTTTTCGCCAGGCGCATCCGAAGTCGGCCGCGCTGTATGCGCAGGCCCAGCGTCATCTCCTGTTCGGCGTGCCCATGCACTGGATGGCCGATGTGCCCGCACCGGTGCCGCTTTTCGTCGACCGCGCCCAGGGCGCGCAGCTTTGGGATGTCGATGGGCATGCGCTCGTTGACTTCTGCCTCGGCGACACCGGCGCGATGTTCGGCCACAGCCCCGAGGCGGTCACGCGCGCCCTTGCCGAGTTCGCAGGCCAGGGCGCGACCACCATGCTGCCGTCGACCGTGGCGCTGGAAGTTGGCGCCCTGCTTGAGCAGCGTTTTGGCCTGCCGATGTGGCAGTTCACGGCCACCGCAAGCGACGCGAACCGTTTCGTGCTGCGCTGGGCGCGCGCCATCACCGGGCGCCCGAAGGTGGTGGCGTTCAACGGGTCCTACCACGGCACGGTCGACGATGTGTTCGTGGATCTGGCGCCTGATGGCAGTGCCATCACCCGCCCCAGCCTTCTCGGCCAGGTTCACGATTTGGCCGCATTCACGCGCGTGGTCGAATTCAACGACCTGCCCGCACTTGAAGCCGCGCTAGCCCCGGGCGACGTCGCCTGCGTGATCACCGAGCCGGTGCTGACCAACATCGGCATGGTCCTGCCTGACCCGGGCTTCCTGCAGAGCCTTCGCGCGATGACACGCAAACACGGGACGTTGCTCGTCATCGACGAAACCCACACCATTTCCTGCGGTCCCGGCGGCTACACCCGTGCGTTCGGCCTGGATCCGGACATCCTGGTTCTGGGCAAACCCATTGCGGGGGGCACGCCAGGTGCGGTGTACGGCTTCACCACCGAAGTGGGCACGCGCATGCAAAAGGCCAAGCAGGCCGCCGCTCCAGGCCACTCGGGCATTGGCACGACGCTATCGGCCGGATTGCTCACGCTGCGCCTGATGCGCGCAATGCTCAGCGAGGTCATGACCGACGCCGCCTACACCCGCATGTTTGCCATATCCCGCCGCGTGGCCGACGGGCTGCAAGCGGCCATCACAAGCCGCGGCTTGGCGTGGACGGTGACGCGCATCGGCGCGCGCTGCGAATACCAGTTTGCGCCCGAGCGGCCGCGCAACGGCAGCCAGGCGCGCGCAGCCATGCACGACGACTTGGAGGCTGCGCTGCAGCTCGCACTGCTCAACCGGGGCGTGCTGCTGACGCCCTTTCACAACATGGTTCTTGCCAGCCCCGCCCATACCGAGGCGGATGCCCAGGCGCTGCTGGGCGCCTTCGCCGATGCGCTGGACGCCCTGAGCGCGGCCTGA
- a CDS encoding sulfurtransferase → MKTDTRQLRVWIAALGLGACAWAQAAALPGPLVTPQWLHDHAKEVQIVDIRDNVNSLTDDPKFSKTGDKKVLEQVGGYIPDALSANFWALREKRDINGKKVDFLLPTAEEFQGVMQASVLEPGKPIVLAPTGDDATSLQEAAFLAWELQLFGEPADQIAILDGGTHAWIAAGYPVDNDAIAPMTSGHWTAKPPRADMLADTAQVQAAQRAHKRLLDARPLAQFAGLERTPVIPVEGRLAGSRALPAELLYREAADGSWHFLTPSQYKAVFALDGVPRPVPGIIYCNTGQYAAGAWFVLDRIMGIKGMREYPGGMNEWVQRGLPIAAL, encoded by the coding sequence ATGAAGACTGACACAAGACAGTTGCGGGTTTGGATCGCAGCATTGGGTTTGGGAGCCTGCGCCTGGGCGCAAGCGGCCGCATTGCCTGGGCCTCTTGTGACGCCGCAATGGCTTCATGACCATGCCAAGGAGGTGCAGATTGTTGACATTCGCGATAACGTCAACTCCCTCACGGACGACCCCAAATTCAGCAAGACCGGCGACAAGAAGGTCCTGGAGCAAGTGGGGGGTTATATCCCCGATGCGCTGTCGGCGAACTTCTGGGCATTGCGGGAGAAGCGGGATATCAATGGCAAGAAGGTCGATTTCCTGCTGCCGACCGCCGAGGAATTCCAGGGCGTGATGCAGGCGTCGGTCCTGGAGCCGGGCAAGCCCATCGTGCTTGCGCCAACCGGAGACGATGCCACATCGCTTCAGGAGGCGGCATTCCTGGCTTGGGAATTGCAGCTGTTCGGCGAGCCTGCTGACCAGATCGCCATTCTCGATGGAGGCACGCATGCGTGGATCGCCGCGGGATATCCCGTGGACAATGACGCGATTGCGCCGATGACCTCGGGTCACTGGACCGCCAAGCCGCCGCGCGCCGATATGCTGGCCGACACGGCGCAGGTTCAGGCTGCCCAACGCGCGCACAAGCGCCTGCTCGACGCGCGGCCGCTGGCGCAGTTCGCCGGACTGGAGCGCACACCGGTGATCCCGGTTGAAGGCCGCCTCGCGGGGTCGCGCGCGCTCCCGGCTGAGCTCCTGTATCGCGAGGCCGCGGACGGCTCGTGGCATTTCCTCACCCCGTCCCAGTACAAGGCCGTGTTCGCGCTCGATGGCGTGCCGCGTCCGGTGCCGGGGATCATCTACTGCAACACCGGGCAGTACGCGGCAGGCGCGTGGTTTGTGCTCGATCGCATCATGGGGATCAAAGGCATGCGCGAATATCCCGGCGGCATGAATGAATGGGTGCAGCGCGGACTGCCGATTGCCGCGCTTTGA
- the gatC gene encoding Asp-tRNA(Asn)/Glu-tRNA(Gln) amidotransferase subunit GatC — protein MPLQPSDIDRIAHLARLRLSSAEQTSMLAQINEFFTIVERMRAVDTASVAPMAHPLSAAMDLPLRLRDDAPQMPDIRDAALANAPAAQDGLFIVPRVVE, from the coding sequence ATGCCCCTGCAACCGAGCGATATCGACCGCATCGCGCACCTCGCCCGCCTGCGCCTGAGCAGTGCCGAGCAGACGTCGATGCTGGCTCAGATCAATGAGTTTTTCACCATTGTCGAGCGCATGCGCGCGGTGGACACCGCAAGCGTGGCGCCCATGGCTCACCCGCTGTCCGCGGCCATGGATTTGCCCCTGCGACTTCGTGACGACGCACCCCAGATGCCGGATATCCGCGACGCCGCGCTGGCCAATGCGCCGGCAGCCCAGGATGGCCTGTTCATCGTGCCCAGGGTGGTCGAATGA